A window from Borrelia sp. P9F1 encodes these proteins:
- a CDS encoding lipopolysaccharide assembly protein LapB: MRLLIQLFGLVLVLSACRVKQGEVQNLVSLLEELSRNGLDRFLIVDRIVNIYIKSKDYERALMIVNQGIANDESREYYPLYFYLMGNIYAAMKEDLVAFTYYRYVVDNFDDYVYENSSIRVKIAKKVVALNIEPGNKIHCYKLLLNSDVDSIGEEDKSSYYYNLALDLESVQEYDEAYFYYKRLLSMPRSSLKMDLRDYSNVSSKVSYYNNPEFVVYRNLSDLIQDVKQYIYSGNTAKLLSIRDKHNFFIQSWDQKGGRGNSINTNSFLTTMIKLGSRRKNGIQFANSFEADSSDGISYLESTGWEHIWEWYFVFKKISYPKDPEINNGWAWIGVYLGKK; this comes from the coding sequence ATGAGATTATTAATTCAATTATTTGGGTTGGTTTTGGTTTTAAGTGCTTGTAGGGTTAAGCAGGGAGAAGTTCAAAATCTTGTAAGTCTTTTGGAAGAGTTAAGTAGGAATGGGCTGGATAGGTTTCTCATTGTTGACAGGATAGTGAATATTTATATCAAAAGTAAGGATTATGAAAGAGCTTTGATGATTGTAAATCAAGGGATTGCTAATGACGAGAGCAGGGAATATTATCCTTTATATTTTTATTTGATGGGGAATATCTATGCCGCGATGAAAGAAGATTTAGTGGCTTTTACCTATTACAGGTATGTTGTTGACAACTTTGATGATTATGTTTACGAGAATAGTTCCATAAGGGTGAAAATTGCTAAAAAGGTAGTTGCTTTAAATATTGAGCCTGGTAACAAAATTCATTGTTATAAATTATTGCTTAATAGTGATGTTGATAGCATTGGGGAAGAAGATAAGAGTAGTTATTACTACAATCTTGCTCTAGATTTGGAGAGTGTGCAGGAATACGACGAGGCATACTTTTACTATAAAAGATTGCTTTCGATGCCAAGGTCAAGCTTGAAGATGGACTTAAGAGATTATTCTAATGTTAGCTCTAAGGTTAGTTATTATAATAATCCGGAGTTTGTGGTTTATAGAAATTTGAGTGATTTAATTCAAGATGTTAAGCAGTACATTTATTCTGGGAATACGGCGAAGCTGTTAAGTATAAGGGATAAACATAACTTCTTTATACAGAGTTGGGATCAGAAGGGGGGGCGAGGTAATTCGATTAATACAAATAGTTTTTTAACAACGATGATTAAACTTGGAAGCAGGCGGAAAAATGGGATACAGTTTGCGAATAGTTTTGAGGCTGATTCTAGCGATGGTATCTCCTATCTTGAGTCTACTGGTTGGGAGCATATATGGGAGTGGTATTTTGTCTTTAAAAAGATTTCTTATCCAAAAGATCCAGAAATTAATAATGGGTGGGCTTGGATAGGGGTTTATTTGGGTAAAAAATAG
- a CDS encoding SH3 domain-containing protein, which translates to MFFIFFLCCFNNPKKYGVVLDSGNREKLPNGALVQIENNSQNKDTITIKYNDTRFVVHKFTIQEFKTKEEAENFRLSINPYLTKYAISKKDTLPLRESPDHYKDNIIYRIPKDSILKIISIGEETKAGSLQGRWVYILTKDGYKGYVFDYALEIFDNITGKIITNSLDQSLQNDIINTFKNVKYLRPLYYEKMIANHTYNTDLLRKDHGLFFTSQNEIKVNVPELNLIFKFDIVDSVKPNGFLFRSSSSDKDFILLEKESSNYYNSYIKVKEHNLETRFVIIEQTIEKIMLEVEIQNKNLIQRLTSYEILRNETYGNIEFKTDGTFIWKMNSKLNNLPSSGKFKITGFTPNLQISYKNAIKLISDENKEFFCLLDYTKHALQLIFVNSSNVEDDVIVDDKDKIAMVLFSGIRST; encoded by the coding sequence GTGTTTTTTATATTTTTTTTGTGCTGTTTTAACAACCCCAAGAAATATGGTGTCGTCCTGGATTCAGGAAATAGAGAAAAGCTTCCAAACGGGGCTCTTGTACAAATAGAAAATAACAGTCAAAACAAAGACACAATAACAATAAAGTATAACGACACAAGATTTGTGGTACATAAATTTACAATACAAGAATTTAAAACAAAAGAAGAAGCAGAAAATTTTAGATTAAGCATTAACCCATATTTAACCAAGTATGCCATAAGCAAAAAAGACACTCTACCCTTAAGAGAATCTCCTGATCACTACAAAGATAACATAATATACAGAATTCCAAAGGACTCTATCTTGAAGATAATAAGCATTGGAGAAGAAACTAAAGCGGGCTCTCTTCAAGGTAGATGGGTATATATTTTGACAAAAGATGGTTATAAGGGTTACGTCTTCGACTATGCACTCGAAATTTTTGATAATATTACGGGTAAAATAATCACAAATTCGCTAGATCAATCCTTGCAAAACGACATAATAAACACATTTAAGAATGTTAAATATTTAAGACCACTCTACTATGAAAAGATGATTGCCAATCATACTTACAACACTGACCTACTTAGGAAAGACCATGGGCTATTTTTTACTTCTCAAAACGAAATAAAGGTAAATGTACCTGAATTAAACTTAATTTTCAAATTTGATATTGTTGATTCCGTTAAACCAAATGGGTTTCTATTCAGATCCAGCAGCTCTGATAAAGATTTTATTCTCCTAGAAAAAGAGTCTTCAAATTATTACAACTCATACATAAAAGTTAAAGAACACAATCTTGAAACAAGATTTGTTATTATTGAACAAACTATTGAAAAAATAATGCTTGAAGTAGAAATACAAAATAAAAACCTAATACAAAGACTAACATCTTATGAAATATTAAGAAATGAGACATATGGAAATATCGAATTTAAAACAGACGGGACTTTCATTTGGAAAATGAATTCAAAATTAAACAACTTACCAAGTTCTGGTAAGTTTAAAATAACAGGATTCACTCCAAATTTACAAATCTCATACAAAAATGCCATCAAGCTTATTTCTGATGAGAATAAGGAATTTTTTTGTCTGCTAGACTACACGAAGCATGCTTTACAACTCATATTCGTGAACTCTAGTAATGTTGAGGATGACGTAATAGTTGACGATAAGGATAAAATTGCAATGGTACTGTTCAGCGGAATTCGTTCTACTTAA
- a CDS encoding ankyrin repeat domain-containing protein: protein MLTALILLTQIVVHLSANGNAAIIQSLAKTLHHPSNQDYATRKETLDSFVSSINLNKDSVLKYLRTIKNDFLITSVYFKNIEGTMIALTIGAEINYQYKISPLSISIINNDLKTTKILIDYGININKIDETEHPPIFWAIYLNNEEIFNFLKEKGADLSFTLKSGKTPMQAAVEVENTKLIELLLKSNTYVTDSYKKEIKNLKNTRNIFKKIQIN, encoded by the coding sequence ATGTTAACGGCACTCATATTACTGACGCAGATTGTTGTACACTTAAGTGCAAATGGAAATGCGGCAATAATACAATCATTAGCAAAAACACTCCATCATCCCTCAAATCAAGATTATGCAACTAGAAAAGAAACACTAGACAGTTTCGTATCATCAATAAACTTAAATAAAGATTCCGTTCTAAAATATCTTCGAACAATAAAAAACGATTTCTTAATCACATCCGTATATTTTAAAAATATAGAAGGCACTATGATCGCTCTAACTATTGGAGCAGAAATAAATTATCAATACAAAATATCCCCACTATCAATTTCAATAATTAATAATGATTTAAAGACTACGAAAATATTAATAGACTACGGAATAAACATTAACAAAATAGACGAAACAGAGCATCCGCCAATCTTTTGGGCAATATACTTAAATAACGAAGAAATATTTAACTTCTTAAAAGAAAAAGGAGCCGATTTAAGCTTCACGCTCAAGAGCGGAAAAACCCCTATGCAAGCCGCAGTAGAGGTTGAGAACACCAAATTAATCGAGCTACTACTTAAAAGCAACACCTACGTAACAGACTCTTACAAAAAAGAAATTAAGAACCTCAAAAATACAAGAAACATTTTCAAAAAAATTCAGATTAATTAA
- a CDS encoding dicarboxylate/amino acid:cation symporter, whose translation MNTKVKFFLAVFIGVLIGLFFPSGAYDILSHVFIRLAYFSLIPFLIFSIPLGIENIIENKKFKKLFGKTIYYGILINAMGVIMAIAVATIYIPQRIPILDKNVKNLYVFDKSEFLETFFPKNIFTILTNNNPNLLSIYVISIIIGASFYYAKQKGRIARELILSTSNLFYNANGIVVNILNFGIIFITASYTNNLRNFKDYQYYIDSILFFSSWTFIIILIIIPMISYKLTKNLRLAYKSVLISFQNIIFAGLTMDAYAPYSVLLEDIKNERINVKKSIITNIPIINFISKFGTIFISTISFFIILKSYSSLPISIYEIGYMSALSFLFVFAFPHIPNSLIYVITMLCSTYTKGIELSYSSITPILPILISLALMIDFTFNVAIMHIITFNELKET comes from the coding sequence ATGAACACGAAAGTGAAATTTTTTCTAGCCGTATTTATTGGAGTACTTATAGGACTTTTCTTCCCCTCTGGTGCCTATGACATCCTATCGCACGTCTTTATAAGACTTGCTTACTTTTCATTAATTCCTTTTTTAATATTCTCTATTCCACTAGGAATAGAAAATATTATCGAAAATAAAAAATTTAAAAAACTATTTGGAAAAACAATTTATTATGGAATTTTAATCAACGCTATGGGGGTCATCATGGCAATTGCAGTTGCAACGATATATATCCCACAAAGAATTCCAATCCTAGATAAAAATGTTAAAAATTTATACGTGTTTGATAAATCGGAATTTCTTGAGACATTTTTTCCCAAAAACATTTTTACAATACTCACAAACAATAATCCAAACCTTTTAAGTATTTACGTTATTTCAATAATAATCGGTGCTAGTTTTTACTATGCAAAACAAAAGGGAAGAATTGCTAGAGAACTTATCTTAAGCACTTCAAACCTTTTTTACAATGCAAACGGAATAGTGGTTAACATATTAAATTTTGGAATCATTTTCATCACAGCATCTTATACCAACAACTTAAGAAATTTTAAAGATTATCAATACTACATAGACAGCATACTATTTTTTTCTTCGTGGACTTTTATCATTATCTTAATAATAATTCCAATGATCAGTTATAAATTAACCAAAAACCTTAGATTGGCATACAAGAGTGTCTTAATTTCATTTCAAAACATAATATTTGCGGGATTAACAATGGACGCCTATGCTCCTTATTCCGTGCTACTAGAAGACATCAAAAACGAGAGAATAAACGTAAAAAAATCAATAATCACGAACATCCCCATAATTAACTTTATTTCTAAATTCGGAACAATTTTTATCTCAACAATCTCATTCTTTATCATCTTAAAATCCTATTCTAGCTTACCCATATCAATTTACGAAATAGGCTACATGAGTGCACTGTCCTTCCTATTTGTTTTTGCATTTCCACATATACCAAATAGTTTGATTTACGTGATTACAATGCTATGTTCTACTTACACAAAAGGAATTGAACTTAGTTACTCCAGCATAACCCCAATACTACCGATACTAATATCCCTAGCTTTAATGATTGATTTCACATTCAACGTTGCAATAATGCACATAATAACCTTTAACGAATTAAAAGAGACCTAG
- the proS gene encoding proline--tRNA ligase, with protein MGSFITPREKDYSRWYLDIVQEAKLVDYSPVKGCMVIMPYGYAIWERIKSVLDNKFKETGHENAYFPLLIPYEFLEREQEHVEGFSPELAVVTTAGGETLSEPLVLRPTSETIIWNMYSRWIKSYRDLPVKINQWANIIRWEKRTRPFLRTTEFLWQEGHTAHETAEEAESETLFILNLYKQFVEDYLAIPVFHGKKTEREKFAGAVCTHTIEALMQDKKALQAGTSHYLGLNFAKAFDVKFQNKKGEMEYVSATSWGVSTRLIGALIMVHSDDKGLVLPPKIAPIELIIVPIFKRDDELNKRILEYSTTVFNKLKTEKFRVEIDKDMKNSVGFRFSSAELKGIPIRIEIGSNDILMDCVTIARRDKDKSSKYQISVKDLSSKIRDELESMQCDLFNKALEFRDSNTKEIVGEFEGSYNTFKTYIDNHLGFVISSWCGSEVCEESIKDDTKATIRCIPEDLKNRTLDNLICIYCGAEAKHFVLFAKSY; from the coding sequence ATGGGTAGTTTTATTACTCCAAGAGAAAAGGATTATTCTAGGTGGTACTTAGATATAGTGCAAGAGGCAAAACTTGTTGACTATAGTCCTGTTAAGGGGTGTATGGTTATCATGCCTTATGGGTATGCTATTTGGGAGAGAATCAAAAGCGTTCTTGATAATAAGTTTAAAGAAACGGGGCATGAGAATGCATATTTTCCATTACTTATTCCTTATGAATTTTTAGAGAGGGAGCAGGAGCATGTTGAAGGATTTTCACCGGAGCTTGCTGTTGTAACAACTGCTGGTGGAGAAACATTAAGCGAACCTTTGGTGCTAAGACCCACATCTGAGACAATCATTTGGAATATGTACAGTAGGTGGATAAAATCTTACAGAGATTTGCCTGTCAAGATTAATCAATGGGCAAATATTATTCGTTGGGAAAAAAGAACGAGACCGTTTTTGCGAACGACTGAGTTTTTGTGGCAAGAGGGGCATACTGCCCATGAAACTGCAGAGGAAGCGGAGAGTGAGACTTTGTTCATTTTAAATCTTTATAAGCAGTTTGTTGAGGATTATTTAGCTATTCCCGTATTTCATGGAAAGAAGACAGAAAGAGAAAAATTTGCGGGTGCTGTTTGTACGCATACTATTGAGGCGTTAATGCAGGATAAAAAAGCCTTGCAGGCCGGGACATCTCATTATCTGGGTTTAAACTTTGCGAAGGCTTTCGATGTTAAATTTCAAAATAAAAAAGGGGAGATGGAGTATGTTTCAGCTACTAGTTGGGGAGTTTCAACCAGACTAATTGGTGCTCTGATTATGGTTCATTCCGATGATAAGGGTTTGGTGTTGCCACCCAAAATAGCGCCTATTGAACTCATTATTGTTCCTATCTTTAAAAGAGATGATGAACTAAATAAAAGGATTCTTGAATATTCAACTACTGTCTTTAATAAATTGAAGACAGAAAAATTTAGGGTTGAGATTGATAAAGATATGAAGAATTCTGTAGGATTTAGGTTTTCTTCTGCGGAACTTAAAGGAATTCCAATACGCATTGAAATAGGATCTAATGATATTCTTATGGACTGTGTTACCATCGCAAGAAGAGATAAAGATAAGAGCTCTAAGTATCAGATATCGGTTAAGGATTTGTCATCCAAAATTAGAGATGAGCTTGAAAGTATGCAGTGTGATTTATTTAATAAAGCTTTGGAGTTTAGAGATTCGAACACTAAAGAGATCGTTGGAGAGTTTGAGGGAAGCTACAATACTTTCAAAACTTACATTGATAATCATTTGGGATTTGTGATTTCTTCATGGTGTGGTAGTGAAGTATGCGAGGAGAGTATTAAGGACGATACAAAGGCCACAATAAGGTGCATTCCTGAAGATTTAAAAAATAGAACCTTGGATAACTTAATTTGCATTTATTGTGGGGCAGAAGCCAAGCATTTCGTTTTATTCGCAAAATCTTACTAA
- a CDS encoding DUF2259 domain-containing protein, with the protein MLMRFFSLYLILHSSLCSAEDVFFKNLGFSDDGSCFMFGEYSLEERGYYSRVYFVDVCKNNFMRPGVYTRVFNEYIDYVDTAEKSLYELLKIVDYRVKGFNINHLNKGRNIYLYVQDGDPKVDSLDFVDFLTGNRYQVSINKSFKDSPKSSAFTISFSVEDDDILVRDIRGIGRENYYRKDVIDYKIRQIFLFPKEDGIVFVVEKIVLDPSGAKYGRFMVEVHKY; encoded by the coding sequence ATGCTGATGCGTTTTTTTTCTTTGTATCTCATTCTTCATTCTTCGTTGTGCTCTGCTGAAGATGTTTTTTTTAAGAATCTGGGTTTCTCTGATGATGGGTCTTGCTTCATGTTTGGTGAGTATAGTCTTGAAGAGAGGGGGTATTATTCTAGGGTTTATTTTGTAGATGTTTGCAAAAATAATTTTATGAGGCCTGGGGTGTATACCAGGGTTTTTAATGAATACATAGATTATGTTGACACCGCTGAGAAGAGTCTTTATGAGCTCTTGAAGATAGTAGATTACAGAGTCAAAGGCTTTAACATAAATCACCTGAACAAGGGTAGAAACATTTATCTTTATGTTCAAGATGGAGATCCTAAAGTCGATTCTCTAGATTTTGTTGATTTTTTAACAGGGAATAGATATCAGGTTTCGATTAATAAATCATTTAAGGATTCTCCTAAATCTTCTGCTTTTACTATTTCCTTCTCTGTTGAGGATGACGATATTCTTGTTAGAGACATAAGAGGCATTGGAAGAGAAAATTATTATAGGAAAGATGTGATTGACTATAAAATAAGACAGATTTTTTTGTTTCCTAAAGAAGATGGCATTGTTTTTGTGGTGGAAAAAATTGTGTTGGATCCTTCTGGGGCTAAATATGGACGTTTTATGGTTGAGGTTCATAAGTATTAA
- a CDS encoding DUF3996 domain-containing protein has product MKILLKLAVFLLLTHASTAQQVDPLNLDNVLREKENLNSLFGMGFGIGNPITNVTISVPYLDIEFGYGGFNGLHPNNFTPYIIGGLDIMFKEELYQNTIMGGGFGVGVDWSQEKPTTPPSAEKPEQDEDEDEDGGKDLPQATAKNRLGIVLRLPISLEYSFLKNIVIGFKAVATLGGIMLLDYMSLEGMRFGFFGVGYLKIYM; this is encoded by the coding sequence ATGAAAATACTATTGAAATTGGCTGTATTTCTGTTACTGACCCACGCATCTACTGCTCAACAAGTTGATCCATTAAATCTTGATAATGTGCTAAGAGAAAAGGAAAATTTGAATAGCCTATTTGGGATGGGTTTTGGAATTGGGAATCCTATTACGAATGTCACAATTTCCGTTCCGTATTTGGATATAGAGTTTGGATATGGGGGCTTTAATGGCCTGCACCCTAATAATTTCACACCCTACATTATTGGTGGGCTTGACATTATGTTTAAAGAAGAACTTTATCAGAATACTATAATGGGTGGTGGCTTTGGAGTGGGTGTAGATTGGTCTCAAGAAAAGCCTACCACCCCGCCTTCTGCAGAAAAACCAGAACAGGATGAAGATGAGGATGAGGATGGCGGAAAGGATCTTCCACAGGCTACAGCTAAAAACAGACTAGGTATTGTCCTCAGGCTTCCTATTTCACTAGAGTACAGTTTCTTAAAAAATATCGTAATAGGGTTTAAGGCTGTGGCTACGCTTGGGGGGATAATGCTGCTGGATTATATGTCGCTGGAGGGAATGAGATTTGGATTTTTCGGTGTGGGATACCTAAAAATATACATGTGA
- a CDS encoding DUF3996 domain-containing protein, giving the protein MRGNTQRIFILLLTFNLHCFAFSKSNNEAFKIKCNSENDGTTCITNDNKKVTPKPKPTPPKPKSRPTPPLPPNKPKIPIAGPAVHKEKTVYDSLALGAGTGSPVGNILFSMPYVDIDLGYGSFVGFKPGNFQNYILFGIDLVFKKEIGPTVIVGGGFGIGADWSKVDLVPPGGKAFTTYERIGTVTRLPIVMEYKFAKNLSLGLKVYPSFGPTILLTKPKIVYEGIRFRFFAVGFIKFTI; this is encoded by the coding sequence ATGAGAGGAAATACTCAAAGGATATTCATTTTATTGCTGACGTTTAACTTACACTGCTTTGCTTTTTCTAAATCCAACAATGAAGCCTTTAAAATTAAGTGCAACTCAGAGAATGATGGAACCACTTGTATTACAAATGATAACAAAAAAGTTACTCCGAAGCCTAAGCCTACTCCTCCAAAACCGAAATCCAGACCCACCCCTCCTCTCCCACCTAATAAGCCTAAAATCCCCATAGCAGGACCTGCCGTACATAAGGAAAAAACTGTGTATGACTCGCTTGCTTTAGGTGCAGGAACTGGAAGCCCCGTAGGAAACATTTTATTTTCGATGCCCTATGTAGACATAGATCTAGGATATGGTAGCTTTGTTGGCTTTAAGCCTGGAAATTTTCAAAATTATATCTTGTTTGGCATCGACTTGGTCTTTAAAAAAGAAATAGGGCCCACAGTAATTGTGGGGGGGGGGTTCGGTATTGGAGCAGACTGGTCTAAAGTAGATCTAGTGCCCCCCGGAGGTAAAGCCTTTACTACTTATGAAAGAATAGGTACAGTAACCAGGCTTCCTATAGTAATGGAATACAAATTCGCTAAAAATTTATCACTGGGACTTAAGGTTTATCCCTCATTTGGCCCAACCATACTACTGACAAAGCCAAAAATAGTATACGAAGGTATTAGATTTAGATTCTTTGCAGTCGGATTTATTAAGTTCACAATATAA
- the manA gene encoding mannose-6-phosphate isomerase, class I has product MRIDNIFLMKNEIKEYDWGGVSFIPSLLGQKQDGQPKAEMWLGAHKTFSSKVLIDGQYVPLYDFLEHHGELLGKGNELSFLFKVLSALKPLSIQIHPSKEIALEGFKLENDRGISINDPRRVYKDENPKIELVYALSDFYALKGFLPLIEIKNICKNLKLNFSFSNHKEFVSNIFDLQECEIEDAIGRVKENLNFLEKDRAYWFNEIYKIYGADVGLLVFLGMRIFKLKPGEVLYTESQEVHAYLKGECLELMTNSDNVIRAGLTTKYIDKTEMLKVGKFEEGKFSLLREEDIDKFKVFRLPNTNLMLLHREISEEICFNRESAMVLLVMDGQLQINDHFFLKKGDSMFVGVCDESLLIRGNGKIFIALSA; this is encoded by the coding sequence ATGAGAATAGACAATATATTTTTGATGAAAAATGAGATTAAGGAGTATGATTGGGGTGGAGTTAGCTTCATTCCTTCTCTTTTAGGGCAAAAGCAAGATGGACAGCCTAAAGCTGAGATGTGGCTTGGAGCACATAAGACATTTTCTAGTAAAGTGTTGATTGACGGTCAATATGTCCCTCTTTATGATTTTTTAGAACACCATGGGGAGCTTTTGGGAAAGGGAAATGAATTATCTTTTCTATTTAAGGTTCTCTCAGCCTTAAAGCCTTTGTCAATTCAAATACATCCTTCAAAAGAAATTGCCCTGGAGGGCTTTAAACTCGAAAATGATAGGGGAATAAGTATTAATGATCCTAGGAGAGTTTATAAGGATGAAAATCCTAAAATAGAACTTGTATATGCGTTAAGTGATTTTTATGCTCTTAAAGGATTTTTGCCCCTCATTGAGATTAAAAATATATGTAAAAATTTAAAGTTAAATTTTAGTTTTTCAAATCATAAGGAATTTGTAAGTAATATATTCGATTTACAAGAGTGTGAGATTGAAGATGCTATTGGAAGAGTGAAAGAAAATTTGAATTTTTTAGAAAAAGATAGAGCTTATTGGTTTAATGAGATTTATAAAATTTATGGAGCAGACGTTGGTCTTTTGGTATTTTTAGGAATGCGTATTTTTAAATTAAAGCCGGGAGAGGTGCTCTATACAGAGAGTCAGGAGGTGCATGCTTATCTTAAAGGGGAATGTCTTGAGCTCATGACTAATTCTGATAATGTAATAAGGGCGGGACTTACTACTAAATATATTGATAAAACTGAAATGCTTAAGGTAGGTAAGTTTGAGGAAGGAAAGTTTTCACTGCTCAGAGAGGAAGATATTGACAAATTTAAGGTTTTTAGACTTCCAAATACTAATTTGATGCTGCTTCACAGAGAGATTAGTGAAGAAATTTGTTTCAATAGAGAGAGTGCAATGGTCTTGTTAGTCATGGATGGGCAACTTCAGATAAATGATCACTTTTTTCTTAAGAAGGGGGATAGCATGTTTGTGGGGGTATGTGATGAAAGTCTACTGATCCGTGGAAACGGGAAAATCTTTATCGCACTTTCTGCCTAA
- a CDS encoding fructose-specific PTS transporter subunit EIIC — protein sequence MFLDFLKKELVFISTEIKSKEDAIKFLVDKVSEEGYTSNRDEFLQGILDRENIGDTSWENGVAIPHFVGESVKTSFISFLYVKGDGIQWSDDNPPINLIFLICMSKGQQGNDHIKSIAFIAQLFENDDFKDILKNANNPDEIYSYIENIEKSSTADTVTYSGTKKIVAVSACPVGIAHTYIAAKKIENEARKQGYGIKVETQGSIGIENALTEEDIKDADVVILAVDKDVNEERFDGKRVYKVSTAKAINNIECIIKEAFNASIFNCKSVKPSLRDATKKPNASFYKYLMSGVSPMIPIVASGGILIALGISLAGIGSDGPNFADYPFYKTITDIGAVAFGMMLPILAGFIAMAIADRPGLAPGLVGGVLARDVGSGFLGAILAGFIAGFVARWIAQRKVPEWIRPVMPIFVIPLISTVIIGLFMLYVGAYIAQFMTLLESGLKSLQSNSEAYGILGKVLLGLILGSMVSVDMGGPFNKVAFLFGVGMIPQVPQIMGMVASAIPVPPMAMGLATLIMPRLFEEEERESGKISFLISFIGISEGAIPFAASDPARVIPSIVAGGAVASIVAAFLGVADHAPHGGPIVLPVVDNKLGFIIAMAAGVAVATILVILLKSLKSRESK from the coding sequence ATGTTTTTAGATTTTTTGAAGAAAGAGCTTGTTTTTATATCTACGGAAATAAAATCTAAAGAAGATGCCATTAAGTTTTTAGTAGACAAAGTAAGTGAAGAGGGTTATACAAGTAATAGAGATGAATTCCTTCAGGGTATTCTTGATAGAGAAAATATTGGAGACACATCTTGGGAGAACGGTGTTGCTATTCCTCATTTTGTAGGAGAGTCTGTTAAGACAAGTTTTATTTCGTTCCTTTACGTAAAGGGAGATGGCATACAGTGGTCCGATGATAATCCTCCCATTAATTTAATATTTTTAATTTGTATGTCTAAAGGCCAACAGGGTAATGACCATATCAAGTCAATAGCTTTCATAGCTCAATTATTTGAGAATGATGATTTTAAAGATATTTTGAAAAACGCAAATAATCCTGATGAGATTTATTCTTACATAGAGAATATTGAAAAATCTTCTACAGCCGATACTGTGACTTATTCTGGGACAAAAAAAATAGTGGCTGTGTCTGCTTGTCCTGTAGGTATTGCACACACATATATTGCTGCCAAGAAGATTGAAAATGAGGCTAGGAAACAAGGTTATGGGATTAAAGTTGAGACTCAGGGTTCTATTGGGATTGAGAATGCCTTAACTGAAGAGGATATTAAGGATGCTGATGTTGTAATACTTGCTGTTGATAAGGACGTTAATGAAGAGAGATTTGATGGAAAGAGGGTTTATAAGGTTTCAACTGCAAAGGCTATAAATAACATAGAGTGTATTATTAAAGAGGCGTTTAATGCTTCAATATTTAATTGTAAGAGTGTAAAACCTTCTTTAAGAGATGCAACCAAAAAGCCCAATGCTAGTTTTTATAAATACTTAATGAGTGGGGTTTCTCCTATGATTCCGATTGTTGCAAGCGGTGGTATTTTGATTGCCCTTGGAATATCATTGGCAGGAATTGGTTCTGATGGTCCAAATTTCGCAGATTATCCTTTTTATAAGACGATTACGGATATTGGTGCTGTTGCTTTTGGAATGATGTTGCCAATACTTGCTGGGTTTATTGCTATGGCAATTGCCGATAGGCCAGGTCTTGCACCGGGTCTTGTGGGGGGAGTTCTTGCCAGGGATGTTGGATCAGGATTTTTAGGCGCAATACTTGCCGGATTTATTGCAGGTTTTGTTGCTAGATGGATAGCGCAGAGAAAAGTGCCTGAATGGATAAGACCTGTCATGCCTATTTTTGTTATTCCTTTAATAAGCACTGTTATTATTGGATTATTCATGCTCTATGTCGGGGCTTATATTGCACAATTTATGACATTGCTTGAGAGTGGACTGAAATCGTTACAGAGTAACTCAGAGGCTTATGGTATTTTGGGTAAAGTTCTCCTTGGTTTAATACTCGGTTCTATGGTTTCTGTTGATATGGGAGGTCCTTTTAACAAAGTTGCATTCCTTTTTGGTGTTGGTATGATTCCTCAAGTCCCACAAATAATGGGTATGGTAGCTTCAGCTATTCCTGTTCCTCCCATGGCTATGGGGCTTGCTACTTTGATTATGCCTAGGTTATTTGAGGAAGAGGAGAGAGAGTCTGGGAAGATATCATTCTTAATTTCCTTTATTGGAATTAGCGAGGGCGCTATTCCATTCGCTGCTAGTGACCCTGCGAGAGTGATACCGTCAATAGTGGCTGGGGGGGCTGTTGCAAGCATTGTTGCAGCGTTTTTGGGTGTTGCAGATCATGCACCACACGGAGGGCCCATAGTGCTTCCTGTGGTTGATAATAAATTAGGGTTTATTATTGCAATGGCTGCTGGAGTTGCGGTTGCAACAATTTTGGTAATTTTATTAAAATCTTTGAAATCTAGGGAATCTAAATGA